From Suricata suricatta isolate VVHF042 chromosome 1, meerkat_22Aug2017_6uvM2_HiC, whole genome shotgun sequence, a single genomic window includes:
- the CLN8 gene encoding protein CLN8 codes for MTHVSDGGTSGSIFDLDYTSWKVRSTLVVAGFVFYVGVFAVCHQLSSSLNATYRSLVAREKVFWNLAATRAVFGVQSTAAGLWALLVDPVLQADKVCGQQNWCWFHVATATGFFLFENVAVHVSNVLFRTFDVFLVVHHLFAFLGFLGSVVNLRAGHYLAMITLLLEMSTPFTCVSWMLLKAGWSDSLFWRLNQWLMIHMFHCRMVLTYHMWWVCFWHWDGLLRTLYLPHLALFLVGLGLLTLVINPYWTHKKTQQLLTPVDWNFAQPEALGANGPVPPKKGQ; via the exons ATGACTCATGTGAGCGATGGCGGGACCTCAGGGAGCATTTTTGACCTGGACTACACGTCCTGGAAGGTTCGCTCGACGCTGGTGGTCGCCGGCTTCGTCTTCTACGTGGGTGTCTTCGCCGTCTGCCACCAGCTGTCCTCGTCCCTGAACGCCACCTACCGCTCTCTGGTGGCCAGAGAGAAGGTCTTCTGGAACCTGGCGGCCACCCGCGCTGTCTTCGGCGTTCAGAGCACAGCCGCGGGCCTGTGGGCCTTGCTGGTGGACCCCGTGCTGCAGGCTGACAAGGTGTGCGGCCAGCAGAACTGGTGCTGGTTTCACGTGGCCACGGCaacaggattctttctctttgaaaatgtaGCAGTTCACGTGTCCAACGTGCTTTTCCGGACATTTGACGTGTTTCTGGTCGTGCACCACCTCTTTGCTTTTCTGGGCTTCCTCGGCTCCGTGGTCAACCTCAGGGCGGGCCACTACCTGGCTATGATCACGCTGCTCCTGGAGATGAGCACTCCCTTCACCTGCGTCTCCTGGATGCTCCTGAAG GCCGGCTGGTCCGACTCCCTGTTCTGGAGGCTCAACCAGTGGCTGATGATCCACATGTTCCACTGCCGCATGGTGCTCACCTACCACATGTGGTGGGTGTGCTTCTGGCACTGGGACGGGCTGCTCCGTACCCTGTACCTGCCGCACCTGGCACTCTTCCTCGTGGGGCTGGGCCTGCTCACGCTCGTCATCAACCCCTACTGGACCCACAAGAAGACGCAGCAGCTCCTGACCCCAGTGGACTGGAACTTCGCCCAGCCAGAGGCCTTGGGGGCCAACGGCCCAGTGCCACCGAAGAAGGGACAGTAG